From the Actinomadura luzonensis genome, the window CACGAGGTGCACGCCCACGGCGGCGAACAGCCGGCCCCACTTGCCGTGCGCCGACCACATCGGGTTGTCGGGGGTGTAGCGGTGCAGGTAACGGCCGCCGCCGAGCCAGCGCGAGCCCATCTCGTAGCCGAAGCCGAGCCCGCCGAGGCCGAGCTGGTCGGCCAGCAGCAGCGCCCCGGCCGCCACCGCGTGGTGCTCCGGGTAGCCGGGACGCGGCTCGGCGAGCGTGTACTCCAGGTCGGAGGTGACGGTGGTGACCTCCCGCCCGGTCCGCGCGGCGAGCCTGGCCAGCACGTCGGAGCGGTAGTGCGGCCACCGGTTGGGGATGCGCCGGTGCGGCACCCGGCGGAAGTGCGTGAACGGCGCCTCGGGGAAGATCGTGGCGGCGGCCACGGAGTCGGCGCCGCCGCTGTAGGAGATGGCGAGCGTCGGCCCGGGCCGCCGGGGCTCGGCGCCGACCGGGCCGGCCTCGACGCCCCAGCCGTCGTGCAGCGCGGCCGCCAGCTCGGCCGAGACGGCCCGGTCGAAGGTCACCCGCCGGCGGGTCCAGGGGGCGACGACCGTCCAGGCGGCGACGGCGTACAGGTCGGGGTGGGCGTCGGCGGGGACGCCGCCGATCGTGCACGAGTTGGTGGCCAGCTTGACGGGGAAGCCGTCGGAGGCCCTGCCGGTGATCTCGTCCTCGGGGTCGAGCCGGAAGCTCAGGTCCCCGCCGGTCCACGTCACGCGCACGGGCGCTCCCCGGCGGAGGCGCGGGCGCGGAGGTCGTCGATGGCCTGCCAGACCAGGACCTCGTTCTGCAGGACGCCGTCCAGCGCCTTCGCGGTCTCCTGCGCCAGCCGGTGGGTGTCGTCGACGCGCGCCTTGTCCACCACGGGCCCCTGCTGGGAGCGCTCCTGGGGGCGGGCGGCGGCCTTGCGCAGGCGTTCCACCTCGGTCTGGAGGCTCTTCACCTCGCGCCGGAGCGTCTGGACCTCCCACAGCGCGTCCTTGAGGTCCTGCCGGTGGTCGGCGATCGAGATGTAGCGGGAGTCGAACCACGTACGCACGGCCTTGCGAAGCCGCGCAGGGACCAGGGCGCGCATCATGAAACGCCACCATACTGGCAAACCCGGGGCCAAATGGACGGCCTGTGGTAACCGGTCCGGCTTTGTCCGGGACCGCCGGCGGGGCCCGCCGCCGCGCCACGCGTTCATGACGAGTGGTGTACGAGTGGTAACGTTCCGCTACATGCCCTCCCCCGCGCATGCCACCTTGGCCGCGCTGTTCGACGACCGCCCGACGCTCGCCGTCGAGCTCCTGTGCGAGGCGTTCGACATCGACCTGCCGCCCGACACGCTGGTCGCGGTCTCGCCCGACGACGTGCCCGAGCCGCCCGGCCTCGGCGGCGAGCCGGAGACGGTCTTCGCGCCGGGGCCGGCCCACGGCGTGCTCGTCGAGCTGCTGCGCACGCCCTGCGAGGACGACCGGCAGGCGTGGGCGCGCCGCGGGGCCGCGCTCTGGCTGCGGCTCAACCGGCCGGTCGTGGTGCTGGTGCTCGCCCCCGACGGCGAGGTCGCCGCCTGGGCCTCGCAGCCGGTCGTCACCAGCATGCCGGGGTACGTCGTGCATCCGCTGGTGGTCGGGCCCGAGCAGCTGAGCCCGCTCGCCGACCCGGCGGAGGCGGCCGGGCGCCTGGAGCTGTCCGTCCTGTCCGTCATGGCGCACGGGGCCGAGACGCCGGTGGCCGAGGCGTTCCTCGGGGCCCTGTCGAAGGTCGAGGAGGAGCGCGGGGCGCGCTACCTCGAATACGCCTATCACCTGTCGCCCGGCCAGGTCCGCCGGGTGCTGGAGGAGAGCATGTCGTCTGCCGCCTGGCCGGTCCACAGCCCGTTCGCCCGCGAGCACTACACCAAGGGACGCGCCGCCGGCCTCGCGGAGGGCAAGGCGCGGGCCGTGCTGACCGTGCTGCGGGCCAGGGGCGTCGCCCTCACCGACGACGCCCGCTCGGCCATCACCTCCTGCGCCGACCAGCAGCAGCTCGACGAGTGGGCCCGCCGGGCGGCCGTCGCGCAGCGCGTCGAGGACCTGTTCGCCTGACCGCCCCGCCCGCGGGCGGGCCCGCCGGCCCTACCTGCCGGTGAACTTCGGCTTGGTCTTCTCGGCGAACGCGCGCATGCCGGCCTTGGCGTCGTCGGTGGCGAACAGCCCGGAGAACTGCAGCCGCTCGATCTCCAGACCGGTGTCGAGATCGACCTCAAGCCCCTGGTCCACGGCCTGCTTGGCGGCGCGCAACGCGACCGCCGGGCCGCCGACGAACGTGGCCGCCCACTCCAGCGCCGCCGTGTAGACCTGCTCGTCCGGCACCACCCGGTCGACCAGGCCGATCTCCAGCGCCTCGGCGGCCGTCACGTGCCGGCCGGTGAAGATCAGGTCCTTGGCGCGCGCCGGGCCGACGAGTCGGGGCAGCCGCTGGGTGCCGCCCGCGCCCGGGATGATGCCGAGCAGGATCTCCGGCTGGCCCAGCCTGGCCGACTCGCCCGCGACGCGGAAGTCGGCGCACAGGGCGAGCTCGCAGCCGCCGCCCAGCGCGTAGCCGGTGATGGCGGCGATGACCGGCTTGCCGATGCGGGCGACCGCCGTGAAGCACGCCTGGAGCGTGCCGGAGTGGGCGGACATGTCGGCATAGGACATGTCGGCCATCTCCTTGATGTCGGCGCCCGCCGCGAAGACCCGCTCGCCTCCGTAGAGGATGACCGCCTGCGCCCCCGGGTCGGCGTCCACGATGCGGGCCGCCTCGGCGATCTCCCGCTGGACCTGGCCGTTGAGCGCGTTCATCTTCGGACGGTCGAGACGGATCGTGGCGATCTGGTCGGCCACTTCGACGCTCACAAACTCACCCATGCTCCGAACCTAACAGCCGCTCCCGGCCGCGGGCCCCCGGCGTTTGGCCGTCCGGCTGCCGGGGAGGCGGTGGTCCTGGCCGGACTTCCGACGACCGAGGAGCATCGACGTGCTGACACTGACCGACAACGCCGTGGTGGCCATCCGCGACCTGATGGTCGGCGAGGACGTGCCGCCCGACGCCGGCCTGCGGATCGCCGCCAAGCCCGACGAGGCGGGCGCGCTGGAGCTGTCGCTGGCGAGCACGCCTCAGGCCGGCGACCAGGTCATCGAGCAGGAGGACGTGCGGGTCTTCGTGGCCGAGGACACCGTCGCCATCCTGGACGACAAGTCGCTCGACGCCCGGCCGGGCAGCCCGGGGCGCCCGTCGTTCCGCCTCGACCGGCGGGACTGACCAGGGCGTACGGCACTCGCCCGCACGATCCCGCGCACACGGGTCGCACAGTCGCGTCTCCCGTGTCACGATGACGGCGCGCCTGATTCAGGGAGTGCCCGATGCGTGACGATCCGCTGTTGCCAGAACCCGTCGCCCGCGCCCTGGCCGGCTACCGGTCCCTGCGCGACGAGCACGGGCTCACGTGGGGCGAGCCGCCGCTGTCGTACGTCGTCCAGGCCCGCGCCACCGTCTTCCTCGGCCCGCGCCACGACTACTGGGGGCCGGCCCTGCGCCAGCTCGCCGCCCGCCACCCCCGGCTGCCCCTCGCCGAGCTGGTGGACCGGCTCGGCGAGGTGGACGTGGACCGCCTGGTGCGCGACGCGCTCGCCGGCGAGGTGCCGGACAACCTGCCCGCGCTGCGCCTCACGCCGTCCGGCGCCGTGGTCGAGGCGGCCGGGCGGGTCGTGCTCGGCGACGCGCCCTTCCGCACCGCGCTGCTGCTGGACTCCCGCCGGCCGGACCCGGCCGAGGTGGTCGTGGACGGCGTCCGGCACGAGGTGCCGCCGGGCGGGGCGGTGATCGTCGAGGTGGCCGGCTCCGCCGAGGTGACCGTCGCGGGCCGGCCGGTGGACCTGTCGCCGCTGGCCCGGCGGGCCGCCCCGGCGGCGCTGCGGCTGCGGGCCGGGTTCCCCTGCCGGTGGAGCGTGACCGGCGCGAACGGCCAGGGCTGGTACCCCGAGGGCGCGCCGCCCAAGATGGACGCGCACGGCCGGCCGTACTTCCACGGCGACGACCTGGTGATGGCCGTCCCCGCCGAGCCGCTGACCGTCACCGTGACCAGGGGCATGGAGTACGCCTCCGCCGAGGCCGCGCTCACCCCGGAGGCGGGCCGCGAGACGCTGGTCGAGCTGACCCCCGAACGGCTCTACGACGCGGCCGGCCGCGGCTGGTACGGCGGCGACCTGCACGTCCACCTCAACTGGATGGGCGAGGAGCCGGCCGCGCCCGAGCTGGCCGCCGCCGCCCAGCACGGCGAGGACCTGCACGTGCTCAACCTGGTGGCGGGCAACGTGGCCGGCGCGCGGGTCTACGACGACGAGGCGCTCGCGCACTGGGCGGGCCGCGACCTGCCCTGGTCGGACGGGCGCCACCTGGCCACGATCGGCGTCGAGTACCGCAACGACCTGGTCGGGCACGCCACCGCGTTCGGCCTGCGCGCCGCGCCCGAGCGGCGGCACTCGGGCTTCCTCGGCACCGCCGACTGGCCGCCGAACGCCGTCGCGCTGGAGCGGCTGCGGGCGCTCGGCGGGGTCACCGGGTACGGGCACCCGTTCCACACCGCCTTCGCCGCGGACGCCCCGCCCGGCGCGGCGCTCGGCCTCGGACGGGACTGCTCGGCCAGGGAGATCGTGGCCGACGCCGCCCTCGGCCTGGTCGACACCCTCGACGTGCTCAACCACACCTCCGTCACGGCCACCGCCGCCGTCTACCGGCGCCTCGTCGGCGCGGGCAACCGGCTGGCCGTCAGCGCCGGCACCGACGTGGTGCTGTCGTTCTGCCGGCGCGGCACCGCGTCCGCGCCGCCCGGGTGGGGGCGGGTGTACGCGCACGTCGGCGGGCCGCTCACCGCCGCCGCCTACGCCGAGGCGCTGCTGCTCGGCCGCACGTTCGCGACCTCCGGGCCGTGGCTGGAGCTGACCGTGGACGGGCACGGGCCCGGCGACACGCTGGAGCTGCCGGCCGGGCGGCGGGTGGAGATCGCGGTGGGGTCGGTGGGGCCCGAGGTCGAGCGGCTGGAGATCCGCACCGCGGACGGGGTGCTGGCGGAAGGGCCGCCCGGGCAGCTCGTGGCCTCGATGACGGTGGACCGGC encodes:
- a CDS encoding enoyl-CoA hydratase/isomerase family protein, encoding MGEFVSVEVADQIATIRLDRPKMNALNGQVQREIAEAARIVDADPGAQAVILYGGERVFAAGADIKEMADMSYADMSAHSGTLQACFTAVARIGKPVIAAITGYALGGGCELALCADFRVAGESARLGQPEILLGIIPGAGGTQRLPRLVGPARAKDLIFTGRHVTAAEALEIGLVDRVVPDEQVYTAALEWAATFVGGPAVALRAAKQAVDQGLEVDLDTGLEIERLQFSGLFATDDAKAGMRAFAEKTKPKFTGR
- a CDS encoding CehA/McbA family metallohydrolase, which produces MRDDPLLPEPVARALAGYRSLRDEHGLTWGEPPLSYVVQARATVFLGPRHDYWGPALRQLAARHPRLPLAELVDRLGEVDVDRLVRDALAGEVPDNLPALRLTPSGAVVEAAGRVVLGDAPFRTALLLDSRRPDPAEVVVDGVRHEVPPGGAVIVEVAGSAEVTVAGRPVDLSPLARRAAPAALRLRAGFPCRWSVTGANGQGWYPEGAPPKMDAHGRPYFHGDDLVMAVPAEPLTVTVTRGMEYASAEAALTPEAGRETLVELTPERLYDAAGRGWYGGDLHVHLNWMGEEPAAPELAAAAQHGEDLHVLNLVAGNVAGARVYDDEALAHWAGRDLPWSDGRHLATIGVEYRNDLVGHATAFGLRAAPERRHSGFLGTADWPPNAVALERLRALGGVTGYGHPFHTAFAADAPPGAALGLGRDCSAREIVADAALGLVDTLDVLNHTSVTATAAVYRRLVGAGNRLAVSAGTDVVLSFCRRGTASAPPGWGRVYAHVGGPLTAAAYAEALLLGRTFATSGPWLELTVDGHGPGDTLELPAGRRVEIAVGSVGPEVERLEIRTADGVLAEGPPGQLVASMTVDRPTYVVAVATGGPHPRAMHPSGAYAHTSPVYLDVAGEHVAREADVRWCLTWLDRLEEILRESGTFESKEQLADHLELYGRARAVYRARLRT
- a CDS encoding HesB/IscA family protein — translated: MLTLTDNAVVAIRDLMVGEDVPPDAGLRIAAKPDEAGALELSLASTPQAGDQVIEQEDVRVFVAEDTVAILDDKSLDARPGSPGRPSFRLDRRD
- a CDS encoding DUF6395 domain-containing protein yields the protein MRVTWTGGDLSFRLDPEDEITGRASDGFPVKLATNSCTIGGVPADAHPDLYAVAAWTVVAPWTRRRVTFDRAVSAELAAALHDGWGVEAGPVGAEPRRPGPTLAISYSGGADSVAAATIFPEAPFTHFRRVPHRRIPNRWPHYRSDVLARLAARTGREVTTVTSDLEYTLAEPRPGYPEHHAVAAGALLLADQLGLGGLGFGYEMGSRWLGGGRYLHRYTPDNPMWSAHGKWGRLFAAVGVHLVLPVGGVSEATTMRLALSSELREQVRWCLRGTDGPCRDCGKCLYKELIQAAVERRPLDTPVTADRPFARKWLRKPPYGGQEMIEYGLARVPGIENTLFGPALDYFEATEESTSWLDHCYPPAIEEIPEAWRAQVAAFMTEKVGLMTEDEARRVENWGSAA